The following coding sequences lie in one Thalassoglobus polymorphus genomic window:
- the surE gene encoding 5'/3'-nucleotidase SurE encodes MKFLLTNDDGYLADGIAALKAAVESRGECTVVAPNQAYSGCGHQVTDKSLIRVESGGPGIHIVHGTPADCSRLGLLQFAPDVDWVLSGINEGANLAGDIFMSGTAAAAREATLSGKKAIAFSQYLRKPEYMQDWERTTRWTQQVLDVLFDLPLEAGQFWNVNFPALHESEPDPEIEFCPHDTSQVDLKFEWNDEGAIYRGQFRNRGQRPKCDVAVCFSGKISITKLALDCSVN; translated from the coding sequence ATGAAATTTCTTTTAACGAACGACGATGGATATCTGGCCGACGGAATTGCAGCTCTCAAGGCAGCTGTCGAATCTCGCGGAGAATGTACGGTTGTCGCCCCGAATCAAGCTTACTCGGGGTGCGGACATCAAGTGACCGATAAAAGCTTGATTCGCGTCGAGAGTGGCGGTCCCGGGATACACATCGTTCATGGGACACCTGCAGATTGCAGCCGTCTGGGGCTTCTGCAATTCGCCCCCGATGTTGATTGGGTTCTTTCGGGCATCAATGAAGGGGCAAATCTTGCGGGCGATATTTTCATGTCGGGAACCGCCGCAGCAGCACGAGAGGCAACTCTCTCCGGGAAAAAAGCAATTGCATTTTCGCAATACCTGCGGAAGCCGGAGTACATGCAAGATTGGGAACGGACCACACGCTGGACGCAGCAAGTGTTGGACGTCTTGTTCGATTTACCTCTTGAGGCAGGACAATTCTGGAATGTCAACTTCCCTGCCCTGCATGAAAGCGAGCCTGATCCAGAGATCGAATTCTGCCCGCACGACACAAGCCAAGTCGACCTGAAGTTCGAATGGAATGACGAAGGAGCGATCTATCGCGGCCAGTTCCGTAACCGAGGTCAACGTCCAAAATGTGATGTCGCGGTTTGCTTTTCCGGAAAAATTTCAATCACAAAACTTGCTCTGGATTGTAGCGTGAATTGA
- a CDS encoding superantigen-like protein SSL4, whose protein sequence is MNCFLKSTRSLICFAILTATLFNTGSFLKAEEKAARKRGRLKTQNVTKDVEAALAQPCKLEFNEQRVTLGELLEQVAKTHGLQVRVDKNLAGMMAVEREYRLVAEGEIPGKPHANAGSQAGMKIPFAVQLAPTSTAVTLTQSEGAYAPVTSYPQAPQAVSPNVYQEANPPQPVSGVPTYAGDAQYPVPENGTPQATRYQANKPVAEPADEAGEAEAAATEMEDIKKQLQLNSRVIELFLDTEISTVGLNQTNASLESVLFHVLDHVTTIVDVMNVNEGMGLPAAPTHAYDLTLLHEKDHVLITTVLASNLRKTTKVYPVAKLEGIDAEALRDVITKSIRPWSWRSQVNSLVNQVSADWPESIEIPNISIDLAGVKTGESADGKSKEPSTEIDLASLKTMGQLLSSGAVAAVHTMISGTEMLHYADPPTADIEVLPGLLVVTQSQGAHREIKDLLEQLEDATASQRDE, encoded by the coding sequence ATGAATTGTTTTCTTAAGAGTACTCGGAGTCTGATCTGCTTTGCGATCCTGACAGCCACGCTATTCAATACCGGATCATTTCTAAAAGCAGAAGAGAAAGCTGCACGAAAGCGGGGCCGCCTGAAAACTCAGAACGTCACAAAGGACGTCGAAGCTGCACTCGCACAGCCATGCAAACTCGAATTCAACGAACAAAGAGTGACTCTTGGTGAACTTCTCGAGCAAGTCGCAAAAACGCATGGTCTTCAAGTCCGCGTTGACAAAAATCTTGCCGGCATGATGGCAGTGGAACGTGAATACAGGCTTGTTGCCGAAGGAGAAATTCCGGGCAAGCCTCATGCGAATGCTGGTTCGCAGGCCGGAATGAAGATCCCATTTGCAGTTCAGTTAGCCCCAACCTCTACAGCCGTAACACTGACGCAGAGTGAAGGAGCATACGCGCCTGTGACTTCATATCCTCAAGCTCCACAGGCTGTCAGCCCGAACGTATATCAAGAAGCCAATCCACCTCAACCGGTGTCAGGCGTTCCGACCTATGCCGGTGATGCGCAATACCCCGTCCCGGAAAATGGTACTCCTCAAGCTACGCGATATCAGGCAAATAAACCTGTTGCAGAACCTGCGGATGAAGCAGGTGAAGCGGAAGCAGCAGCCACCGAAATGGAAGACATTAAGAAACAGCTCCAACTCAACAGCCGAGTCATCGAATTGTTTCTGGATACAGAAATTTCCACAGTTGGCTTGAACCAAACGAACGCATCCCTCGAGTCCGTCTTGTTTCATGTACTCGATCATGTCACGACGATTGTTGATGTTATGAACGTGAATGAAGGGATGGGACTCCCTGCTGCTCCAACTCATGCTTACGATCTCACATTACTGCACGAAAAAGACCATGTGCTCATCACAACAGTGCTGGCTTCCAACCTGCGGAAGACAACGAAGGTCTATCCTGTCGCGAAGCTGGAAGGAATTGATGCCGAGGCATTACGCGATGTGATCACAAAATCGATCCGCCCCTGGAGTTGGCGCAGCCAGGTCAACAGCCTTGTCAATCAAGTCTCAGCTGATTGGCCCGAAAGTATCGAGATCCCAAACATCAGCATTGATCTTGCAGGAGTGAAAACAGGCGAAAGCGCTGACGGAAAATCGAAAGAACCATCCACAGAAATTGACCTCGCCAGCCTGAAGACGATGGGGCAACTTCTCTCCAGTGGAGCAGTCGCTGCCGTCCACACCATGATCTCTGGAACTGAAATGCTCCACTATGCCGATCCCCCGACCGCCGATATCGAAGTCCTTCCGGGGCTGTTGGTCGTCACTCAATCGCAAGGGGCTCATCGAGAAATCAAAGATCTTCTCGAACAGCTCGAAGATGCGACCGCTTCGCAAAGGGATGAATGA
- a CDS encoding DUF2617 family protein, giving the protein MTMESIRPSIAETSYRMFDRPLHPELFDPVIVGRIRSEQYDMTVGLCEGGYYLQFSSGGHSIVEVTAPDRQQLSTFGLQRTYFYNEQEEILHKSNVPFLYHFAGEVDVVEYSVFTRVQMELESETSKVFLSHQFPAPNRLLPGALSLVRVEGSARMLSVHTFHTFPVDLAVLRTQTLIELD; this is encoded by the coding sequence ATGACGATGGAATCAATACGTCCCAGCATCGCGGAAACATCATACAGGATGTTTGATCGGCCTCTGCACCCAGAGCTGTTTGACCCGGTCATTGTCGGGCGAATACGCTCGGAGCAATACGACATGACCGTCGGTCTTTGCGAGGGGGGATACTATTTACAGTTTTCTTCTGGAGGTCATTCTATAGTTGAAGTGACCGCTCCGGACCGCCAGCAGCTTTCGACGTTTGGCTTGCAGCGAACCTACTTTTACAACGAGCAAGAAGAGATTCTCCACAAATCGAACGTTCCGTTCCTGTATCATTTCGCAGGCGAAGTGGATGTCGTGGAATATAGTGTCTTCACGCGAGTTCAAATGGAACTCGAATCAGAAACCTCGAAGGTTTTTCTGTCTCATCAATTCCCTGCTCCGAATCGCTTACTGCCCGGAGCTTTGAGTCTGGTTCGTGTCGAAGGAAGTGCCCGAATGCTGTCGGTGCATACCTTTCACACATTTCCAGTCGATCTCGCAGTTTTGCGAACACAAACTCTCATCGAGCTGGATTAA
- a CDS encoding FAD-binding oxidoreductase, with protein MPITSPTTTSEFIHRLRQIYTPENLLCSEDELIVYECDGYVVEKRVPDVVVFPTSTDQIVETVKLCCEFDLPFVPRGAGTSLAGGTLPVGGGVMICLTRMRQILEINERDGYAIVEPGLVNVHLTQRLKGTGLHYAPDPSSQGACTIGGNVATNSGGPHTLKYGVTVNHVIGLEVVLPNGDLVQLGGPCEDLPGLDLTGLFVGSEGTFGIATKVWVKLTRNPDSFRTMLGVFETVTAATEAITSIIGEGIIPAALEMMDQGIVGALEEAFHFGFPLDAGAVLLIEVDGMEVAVDEEKQKIVDICNAHGAREVRSANTDEERQLLWKCRKQAFGAIGRLAPSYCTQDGVVPRTKLPEILEFITEAGQRHDIRIVNVFHAGDGNIHPVLLFDERDSDQIKRVIAAGDEILTKCIELGGSVTGEHGIGVEKISFMDQLFTKTDLDVMTEIRSVFNPTGRCSPSKILPTAGACGMEHIERDKPGRQASM; from the coding sequence ATGCCGATCACATCGCCGACCACAACATCTGAATTCATTCATCGTCTGAGGCAAATTTATACTCCCGAAAATCTTCTCTGTTCCGAAGATGAGTTGATTGTCTACGAGTGTGACGGATACGTCGTTGAAAAGCGTGTCCCGGATGTGGTGGTTTTCCCAACGTCAACTGATCAAATCGTTGAAACAGTCAAGCTGTGTTGCGAATTCGACCTTCCGTTTGTCCCCAGAGGGGCCGGGACGAGTCTTGCGGGGGGGACGCTGCCGGTCGGTGGTGGGGTGATGATTTGCCTGACGCGGATGCGGCAGATTCTTGAGATCAATGAACGTGACGGATACGCTATTGTTGAACCGGGATTGGTGAACGTTCATCTCACACAACGACTCAAAGGGACCGGACTTCACTACGCACCTGATCCTTCTTCTCAAGGTGCTTGCACGATTGGTGGAAATGTTGCGACAAATTCCGGAGGGCCGCATACTCTCAAGTATGGAGTGACAGTCAATCACGTGATCGGTCTGGAAGTGGTTCTTCCAAATGGTGATTTAGTCCAATTGGGGGGACCATGTGAGGATTTACCTGGGCTTGATCTCACAGGTCTGTTTGTCGGAAGTGAAGGAACATTCGGGATTGCTACCAAAGTCTGGGTGAAGCTGACTCGAAATCCCGATTCATTTCGGACAATGCTTGGTGTTTTCGAAACAGTCACTGCAGCGACCGAGGCGATTACCTCAATCATCGGAGAAGGGATTATCCCTGCTGCTCTGGAAATGATGGATCAGGGAATCGTCGGCGCACTTGAAGAAGCTTTCCACTTCGGTTTTCCACTTGATGCAGGAGCGGTTCTGTTGATCGAAGTGGATGGGATGGAAGTCGCGGTGGATGAAGAGAAGCAAAAGATTGTCGACATTTGTAACGCACATGGTGCCCGCGAAGTTCGTTCAGCCAATACCGATGAAGAGCGTCAGCTTTTGTGGAAATGTCGCAAGCAGGCGTTCGGGGCGATTGGGCGTTTGGCTCCCAGTTACTGCACGCAGGATGGGGTCGTCCCGCGAACGAAACTTCCGGAAATTCTGGAATTCATTACTGAAGCGGGGCAACGGCACGACATCCGCATCGTCAACGTCTTCCACGCGGGGGATGGAAATATTCACCCGGTACTTCTCTTTGACGAACGAGACAGTGATCAGATCAAAAGAGTAATCGCTGCTGGCGATGAGATTTTGACAAAGTGCATTGAACTTGGAGGAAGTGTGACTGGCGAACACGGGATCGGTGTTGAGAAAATCAGTTTCATGGACCAACTTTTTACGAAAACTGACCTCGATGTCATGACGGAAATCCGCTCGGTCTTCAACCCTACTGGACGGTGCAGTCCCAGCAAAATTCTCCCCACCGCCGGAGCGTGCGGAATGGAACACATTGAAAGAGACAAACCGGGTCGGCAAGCTTCAATGTGA
- a CDS encoding helix-hairpin-helix domain-containing protein, protein MTAQTQLSKQIAQILNVDERQVQNVISLLDEGNTVPFITRYRKHQTDGLDEVQIREIESKLKDLREIEAMLERMLKSIDEQGKLTPELRQLFEQADSKKRLEELFAPFKSRRKTRADEALERGLGPLAEAVWTGRVGDADLKRVADNCVGKHPDLVDVDTVLKGTADILAARIAESITLRDSVRQIAKKTGRAKTKLVKGADDEQVFADYANFDGALDRLPPHRVLAIDRGEAKKALRVSINWDNDRALVQANSLLRLGTHKARSFLSSCNEDALKRLINPAIEREIRRDLTEKSQKHAIEVFSKNLRSLLMQPPLERQTVLAIDPGFRSGCKVIVLDEDGTVLTNDLIYVIGKDEKEQQGKLAKLAETHAVDVIAIGNGTASRETEELVAKTIKEHSLSCKYVIVNEAGASIYSASEVGREEFPDYDATVRGTISIGRRLQDPLSELVKIEPQHIGVGMYQHDVAEKQLQTSLDSVVESCVNNVGVDLNRSSVELLKYVSGLNRTSAKNIVKWRTENGPFRSRSQLKKVAGIGEVAFTQAAGFLRIPDSKEPFDATWIHPETYSLAEAFLTRFGLSKEMVSNGKIPGDIRQSLTTAKPEELASEISSDSYTIEHLIDSLLRPGRDPREDLSGPLFRSGVLKLEDLHQGLKLQGVVTNVVDFGAFVDIGLKNDGLVHISKMSDTFVSSPFDHVNVGDVVTAWVDQIDLDRKRVGLSLLPVTKD, encoded by the coding sequence ATGACCGCACAAACTCAACTCTCTAAACAAATCGCCCAGATTCTTAACGTCGACGAACGCCAGGTTCAAAACGTGATTTCCCTGCTTGATGAGGGAAATACCGTTCCGTTTATCACGCGATACCGGAAGCATCAGACTGATGGTTTGGATGAAGTGCAGATTCGCGAAATCGAATCCAAGCTGAAAGATCTCCGTGAAATTGAAGCAATGCTTGAGCGGATGCTGAAATCGATCGATGAGCAAGGAAAGCTGACTCCAGAACTTCGCCAGCTTTTCGAACAGGCCGATTCGAAGAAACGGCTGGAAGAGCTTTTCGCACCCTTCAAGAGCCGTCGAAAAACGCGTGCTGATGAAGCACTCGAACGTGGGCTGGGGCCACTTGCAGAAGCTGTCTGGACCGGACGTGTTGGGGATGCGGACCTCAAGAGAGTCGCTGACAATTGTGTCGGAAAGCATCCCGATCTGGTTGATGTCGATACGGTTCTCAAAGGGACAGCCGATATTCTCGCAGCTCGTATTGCCGAGTCGATTACTCTGCGCGATTCTGTTCGCCAGATTGCGAAGAAAACGGGCCGAGCGAAAACGAAGCTCGTCAAAGGAGCGGATGACGAGCAAGTCTTCGCTGACTATGCAAACTTTGATGGAGCACTGGATCGCTTGCCACCGCATCGCGTGTTGGCGATCGATCGAGGAGAAGCCAAGAAGGCACTTCGAGTCAGCATCAATTGGGACAATGACCGTGCTTTAGTTCAAGCGAACTCTTTGCTTCGGCTCGGAACACACAAAGCGCGAAGCTTTCTTTCATCGTGCAATGAGGATGCTTTGAAACGTTTGATCAATCCTGCGATTGAACGAGAAATTCGGCGCGACCTGACCGAGAAGTCGCAGAAGCATGCCATCGAAGTCTTCAGCAAGAACCTACGAAGTTTGCTCATGCAGCCACCACTGGAACGGCAAACCGTTCTTGCCATCGATCCCGGATTTCGGTCCGGCTGCAAAGTGATTGTTCTCGATGAAGATGGAACTGTTCTGACCAACGATTTGATCTATGTGATCGGCAAAGATGAGAAAGAGCAACAAGGGAAACTTGCGAAGCTGGCAGAGACTCATGCCGTTGATGTAATCGCCATTGGGAACGGGACCGCTTCTCGCGAAACCGAAGAACTCGTTGCGAAGACGATCAAAGAACATTCGCTCAGCTGTAAGTACGTCATCGTGAATGAAGCGGGAGCGAGTATTTATTCTGCCAGCGAGGTGGGGCGAGAAGAATTTCCGGACTACGACGCAACTGTGCGCGGCACGATTTCCATCGGCCGCAGATTGCAGGACCCGCTCAGCGAACTGGTCAAAATCGAACCGCAACATATCGGCGTCGGGATGTATCAACACGATGTTGCCGAGAAGCAATTGCAAACATCTCTCGATTCTGTTGTTGAGTCCTGCGTGAACAATGTCGGTGTCGACTTAAATCGTTCGAGCGTGGAGCTTCTCAAGTATGTCTCGGGTCTGAATCGCACGAGCGCGAAGAATATTGTTAAGTGGCGAACGGAAAATGGACCGTTTCGGTCTCGTAGCCAACTCAAGAAAGTTGCTGGAATTGGCGAGGTCGCTTTTACGCAAGCTGCGGGGTTTCTCAGGATTCCGGACAGCAAAGAACCGTTTGATGCAACCTGGATTCACCCGGAAACTTATTCGCTTGCTGAGGCTTTCCTGACGCGATTTGGTCTTTCGAAAGAGATGGTTTCAAACGGGAAAATTCCAGGTGACATTCGCCAGAGTCTCACAACGGCGAAGCCCGAGGAACTTGCCAGCGAAATTTCATCAGACTCTTACACAATCGAACATCTGATCGACTCATTGCTGCGACCTGGTCGCGATCCTCGTGAAGACCTTTCCGGTCCGCTCTTTCGATCGGGAGTCCTGAAATTGGAAGATCTTCACCAAGGACTAAAGCTGCAAGGTGTCGTCACGAATGTTGTCGACTTTGGAGCCTTTGTGGATATCGGTTTAAAGAATGATGGTCTGGTTCACATCAGTAAAATGTCGGACACGTTTGTCTCGTCACCATTTGATCATGTGAATGTGGGTGACGTCGTGACGGCGTGGGTTGATCAAATCGATCTCGATCGGAAACGAGTCGGCCTGAGCTTGTTGCCAGTCACGAAGGATTGA